Part of the Acidobacteriota bacterium genome, CTTGGCCGGCGATCGCTGACCCGGCTTGCGCGACGCCCCACCGGACGCCTGGCGCTTCGCCGGCGGCGCCGCCTTGGCGGGCGCGCTGGAAGCCGCCTTCGCCGGCGGCGCCGGTGCTTCGGGAGCCGCCCGGGGCCGAGAAACGGCCTCCGGCTGAGGAGCTGGCGGAGTCTTCTGGATCTCGGCAGGAGGTCGAGGTGCGTCTGCCTCCTGGGGCTTGGGAGCTGCCTGGGGTTTGGGGGCTGCCTTCGGCTTCGGAGACGATGGCTTCGCGACCGGCGCCGGTCGTGGCGACGCCGCAGGGCCGGGTCGACCACCGCGCCGCCGCGCCTGCATCTCCCGGAATCGCTGCAGCACCGAGTCGCGGTCCGAATCCACCGCGACCGGCCGGGACCGGCTCGCCTGGGGCGAAGCCTGGTGATCGTCCGGTGCCGCCTCGCTGCCGGTCGGTTGCGGCGCCGAAGCGGCGTCCTGGACCGGCGCTTCGGCAGCGCCCGGGGTCGGCGACGCTGTCGCCTCGGAAGCCGGCTCCGCCGGCTGTGCGTCGGGGCCTGCCGACGACGCCGCGGCCACCTCGGCTTCCACCACCTCTGGGGATTCGGCTGCGGCCGAAGCAGTCTCGGGCGGAACAGCCTCGGTGGCATCGGTCTTGGCGGCGGCCTTGGCCGCCGCGGCGCGAATCTGTTCCTCGACGGCCTTGAGCTCCGCCTTGCGCTTGGCGGCCGCCGCTCTCTCGGCAGCGGCCTTCACCTTCGCTGCCTTGGCGGCCTCGCGCCGCGCCCGCTCCTTCTCCTGCCGTTCGCGCTCGGCGGCCTCCTCCTCCGGCGTCGGCACCGAGCGACCGGTCTGGTAGTCGAAGTCCTCCGCCGTCAGGCGCGGCAGCTTGCTGCGGATGGCGCGCTCGATGGCGTGCAGGTCGGCGAGCTCACGGGCCGCCACAAAGGTGATGGCATCGCCCGTCGCCTGCTGCCGGCCGGTGCGGCCGATGCGATGGATGTAGTCCTCCGGCTGACTCGGCACATCGACATTGACCACGTGGCTGAGGCCCTCGACGTCGATCCCTCGAGCCGCCACGTCGGTCGCCACCAGCACCCGGTACTTGCCCTTCTTGAAGGCTTCGAGGGCGCGGGTGCGCTGCATTTGGGAACGGTCTCCGTGGATCGCCGTCACCGAGATTCCGTGGCCCTTGAGATAGCCCGCCAGACGATCGGCCCGTTCCTTGGTGCGGGTGAAGGCGAGGGCGTTCTCGATGCCGCCGCGCTTCAGGAGGTGCAGCAGCAGGGCCGGTTTGTGAGCGTGCCGGACGGCATAGGTGACCTGGGTGATGCCGTCCGCCGGCGCCGCCTTGCGCTCGATGTTGATCGTCACCGGCTCCTTCAGGAGCTCCTTGGCGAGGGAGGCGATGGGCCCCGGCATGGTGGCCGAGAACAACATCGTCTGGCGGCGTCCGGGAAGCTTCTGAAGAATCCGTCGGATGTCCGGAATGAATCCCATGTCGAGCATGCGATCGGCCTCGTCCAGCACCAGGAACTCGACCCCGTCGAGATGGCCATAGGGACGGCGCAGATGATCGAGCAAACGCCCGGGGGTGGCGATCATCATGTCGACGCCTTGCCGGAAGGCCTTTTCCTGGGGCTCGAAGGCGACGCCGCCGTGAATCACCGCAGCGGTCAGCGGCGTGTGCTTGCCGAGGGACTGCAGGTGCTCTTCGATCTGAGCCGCCAGCTCGCGGGTCGGGGTCAGAGCGAGGGCCCGGGTGACCCCCCGCGAGCGCTCGAGGAGCTGGTGCAGGATGGGCAGCAGAAAGGCCGCCGTCTTGCCGCTTCCGGTCATCGCGGCACCGAGCAGGTCGCGTCCGGCAAGGCCCGGCGGAATCGCGTCGGCCTGGATCGGGGTGGGCTCGGTGAATCCGAGGTCGGCGATTCCGCGCAGTAGATCGGGGGCCAGGTTCAGCTCATCAAAGGTCATCGGGGCTCCCCGGCTGGCCGTTCTCCTCCCCTTCCACGAAGTGGATTCTGAACCCAGCCAAGATCACGATATGGAGGTCCATCGGACGGCGGACTCGGGCGAAGGGCCACCGGCCTGCTTTTCCGTCGATTGTAACCGAAAAGGCTGATAGGGCGTAACTTGCCCGGCTCCGAGCCGCCCGTTCGCGGCCCCACCCGAGGTCGACCCGAGGAGGACGCGAAGGGCACCGATAATCAGGTGCGCAACTCGGGATGTGGCCCCCGGGGTATCAACTGTGGTACAAGCTGGTCGCCAACGACGAAACGGACTCGATTGGGGGACTCGAAACCATGACCACTGCCGAAATCAAGACCAAGCCCGCCCTGAGCAGCGCCGAGCTGATCGAGCTCGAGGACCACTACGGGGCGCACAATTATCACCCCCTCGACGTCGTCATCTCACGCGCCGAAGGGATTTGGGTGTGGGACGTCGAGGGCAATCGCTACATGGATTTCCTCGCCTCCTACTCGGCCGTCAACCAGGGCCACTGCCATCCCAAGATCGTCGACGCCCTGGTCGAGCAGGCGCGCCGCGTCGCCCTCACCTCGCGCGCCTTCCGCAACGACCAGCTCGGCCTCTTCTACAAAGAGCTCTGCGAGCTCACCGGCTTCGCCCGTGCGCTGCCCATGAACAGCGGCGCCGAGGCCGTCGAGACGGCGATCAAGGCGGCCCGCAAGTGGGCCTACACGGTCAAGGGCGTCGACGAGGACCAGGCCGAGATTCTGGTCTTCGATCAGAACTTCCACGGTCGCACCACCACCATCGTCGGCTTCTCCTCGGATCAGCAGTACAAGGAGGGCTTCGGTCCCTTCACTCCCGGCTTCCGGATCCTCCCCTATGGCGACATCGACGCCGTGCGCGAGGCGATCACGCCCAACACCGCCGCGGTGCTGATCGAGCCGATCCAGGGCGAGGGCGGCATCATCCTGCCGCAGGATGGCTTCCTCGCCGAGCTGCGCGAGGTCACCCAGGAGCACCGCGTGCTCCTGATGCTCGACGAGATCCAGTCCGGCCTCGGCCGCACCGGCAAGATGTTCGCGTACGAGCACGAGGGCATTCGCCCGGACGTGGTGATCATCGGCAAGGCCCTCTCCGGCGGCCTCTATCCGGTGTCGGCGATCCTCGCCGACGACGAGGTGATGGGCGTCTTCCACCCCGGCGACCACGGCTCCACCTACGGCGGCAACCCGGTGGCCGCGGCAGTCGCCCGCACCGCCCTCCGGGTGCTCATCGACGAGGACCTGATCGGCAACTCGGCGCGCCTCGGCGACTACCTGATGGAGCGCCTCCAGGCGATTCCCTCGAATTACGTCCACGAGTACCGCGGCCGCGGCCTGTGGGTCGGCATCGAGCTCAAGCCCGAAGCCAATGGCGCCCGGCGCTTCTGCGAAGAGCTCCAGAAGCACGGCATCCTGTGCAAGGAAACGCACGAGAACGTGATTCGTATCGCGCCGCCCTTGACCATCACCAAGGACGAGCTCGACTGGGCCCTCGAGCGCATCGAAAAGGTGCTCATGAAGCTGGTCTGGCCGGCCCCGCCGGTCGACCCGTCCATGGCCTGAGGCTCACCCCTCAGGCAGGCCACCAGACCCCGGCGCGAGAGGCCCTCGCCCGGGGTCTTTTCATTTCAAGGCGGCGCCGAGCCCAACGGGCGCAGAGCCGGCCTCACCCACGGCAGCCGGGAGAGCATCGGCCTGCTGCTGCAGGACAGGGCGAGCCTGCAGTTCGCAATGGGTGAGTGCAGATCTGAGAACGCCATAGCCCAAGGCAGCCTGCCAAGCAAGCAGCCGTGTGCTAATCCAGCACAC contains:
- the rocD gene encoding ornithine--oxo-acid transaminase; this translates as MTTAEIKTKPALSSAELIELEDHYGAHNYHPLDVVISRAEGIWVWDVEGNRYMDFLASYSAVNQGHCHPKIVDALVEQARRVALTSRAFRNDQLGLFYKELCELTGFARALPMNSGAEAVETAIKAARKWAYTVKGVDEDQAEILVFDQNFHGRTTTIVGFSSDQQYKEGFGPFTPGFRILPYGDIDAVREAITPNTAAVLIEPIQGEGGIILPQDGFLAELREVTQEHRVLLMLDEIQSGLGRTGKMFAYEHEGIRPDVVIIGKALSGGLYPVSAILADDEVMGVFHPGDHGSTYGGNPVAAAVARTALRVLIDEDLIGNSARLGDYLMERLQAIPSNYVHEYRGRGLWVGIELKPEANGARRFCEELQKHGILCKETHENVIRIAPPLTITKDELDWALERIEKVLMKLVWPAPPVDPSMA
- a CDS encoding DEAD/DEAH box helicase, translated to MTFDELNLAPDLLRGIADLGFTEPTPIQADAIPPGLAGRDLLGAAMTGSGKTAAFLLPILHQLLERSRGVTRALALTPTRELAAQIEEHLQSLGKHTPLTAAVIHGGVAFEPQEKAFRQGVDMMIATPGRLLDHLRRPYGHLDGVEFLVLDEADRMLDMGFIPDIRRILQKLPGRRQTMLFSATMPGPIASLAKELLKEPVTINIERKAAPADGITQVTYAVRHAHKPALLLHLLKRGGIENALAFTRTKERADRLAGYLKGHGISVTAIHGDRSQMQRTRALEAFKKGKYRVLVATDVAARGIDVEGLSHVVNVDVPSQPEDYIHRIGRTGRQQATGDAITFVAARELADLHAIERAIRSKLPRLTAEDFDYQTGRSVPTPEEEAAERERQEKERARREAAKAAKVKAAAERAAAAKRKAELKAVEEQIRAAAAKAAAKTDATEAVPPETASAAAESPEVVEAEVAAASSAGPDAQPAEPASEATASPTPGAAEAPVQDAASAPQPTGSEAAPDDHQASPQASRSRPVAVDSDRDSVLQRFREMQARRRGGRPGPAASPRPAPVAKPSSPKPKAAPKPQAAPKPQEADAPRPPAEIQKTPPAPQPEAVSRPRAAPEAPAPPAKAASSAPAKAAPPAKRQASGGASRKPGQRSPAKSRSTALSPEREAIVERFRAMRHRKRG